In Deinococcus budaensis, the following proteins share a genomic window:
- a CDS encoding MBL fold metallo-hydrolase, whose product MTELHFLGLGGTDEVGASSYLYLLKEGNLLIDAGVRPGQVGEVALPHLERLADHPPTCMILTHAHLDHVGALPVVIRRFPHLPIYCTEATARIATLVLGDTLKVSTAQGYPLFSPGEMKRTLERLRPVPYFEWVKDHGFAFKLLPSGHLLGAASVLVRSGNRQVLHTGDVSNVATPVVDAAWLPHPNAVPEVDAVVSESTYGDTLLPSRKEQVRTFVAAIGETLRGGGRVLIPSFALGRAQEITQILQTAMAGGLLPQVPIHLDGLTRGITQAYEEMLPLLPEALQNRSKVSKQRPFLAGTVNLVKDRREREGILASDRPAIVIASSGMLHAGASPQYARAWLPHPENALFVVGYQDAESPGRRLLELQQGGEVLLPDGKGGLEPVSAYSRVERFYLSAHADRGGLLGMIARYGPGKVILTHGEVRARANMAGYLNTKHEVSLPQAGELVPLQDSGRRRGTFMNTAPKKLEALKERHARATVSVTYDRDTHEVRLKLPADLDGSLFGEGDYTLEVLRGKLSRVKLREQDAEALAGMAEDSVTA is encoded by the coding sequence ATGACCGAGTTGCACTTCCTGGGTCTGGGCGGCACTGATGAGGTCGGGGCCAGTTCCTACCTCTACCTCCTGAAGGAAGGCAACTTGCTGATCGACGCAGGAGTCCGGCCCGGCCAAGTCGGTGAGGTGGCCCTGCCCCACCTGGAGCGGCTGGCGGACCATCCCCCGACCTGCATGATTCTGACCCACGCGCACCTGGACCATGTGGGGGCGCTGCCCGTGGTGATCCGGCGCTTTCCGCATCTGCCTATCTACTGCACCGAGGCCACCGCCCGCATCGCCACGCTGGTGCTGGGCGACACCCTCAAAGTCAGCACGGCCCAGGGCTATCCCCTCTTCTCCCCCGGCGAGATGAAACGCACGCTGGAACGCCTGCGCCCGGTTCCCTACTTCGAGTGGGTGAAGGATCACGGCTTCGCCTTCAAGCTGCTCCCCAGTGGGCACCTGCTGGGGGCCGCGAGTGTCCTGGTCCGCAGCGGCAACCGCCAGGTCCTGCATACCGGCGACGTGAGCAACGTGGCGACGCCGGTGGTGGACGCGGCCTGGCTCCCGCACCCCAACGCCGTGCCTGAAGTGGACGCCGTGGTGTCGGAAAGCACCTACGGTGACACCCTGCTGCCCAGCCGCAAGGAGCAGGTCCGCACCTTTGTTGCTGCGATTGGGGAGACGCTGCGGGGTGGGGGCCGGGTGCTGATTCCCTCCTTTGCCCTGGGCCGCGCGCAGGAGATCACCCAGATTCTCCAGACCGCGATGGCGGGAGGCCTGCTCCCCCAGGTCCCCATCCACCTGGACGGCCTGACACGGGGCATCACCCAGGCTTACGAGGAGATGTTGCCGCTCCTGCCGGAAGCCCTTCAGAACCGCAGCAAGGTCAGCAAGCAGCGGCCCTTTCTGGCTGGGACAGTGAACCTGGTCAAGGACCGGCGCGAGCGCGAGGGCATCCTGGCCTCGGACCGCCCCGCTATCGTGATCGCCTCCTCGGGAATGCTGCACGCCGGGGCCAGTCCCCAGTACGCGCGGGCATGGCTGCCGCACCCGGAAAACGCCCTCTTTGTGGTGGGCTACCAGGACGCGGAGAGTCCAGGGCGCAGGCTCCTCGAACTTCAACAGGGGGGGGAGGTGCTGTTGCCCGACGGCAAGGGAGGTCTGGAACCTGTCTCTGCCTACTCGCGGGTGGAGCGCTTCTACCTCTCGGCCCACGCCGACCGGGGCGGGCTGCTGGGGATGATCGCCCGCTACGGGCCGGGCAAGGTGATTCTCACGCACGGCGAGGTCCGGGCGCGGGCGAACATGGCCGGGTATCTCAACACCAAGCACGAGGTGAGCCTGCCCCAGGCGGGAGAACTGGTGCCCCTTCAAGACAGTGGCCGACGGCGGGGAACGTTCATGAACACCGCGCCGAAGAAGCTTGAAGCCCTCAAGGAGCGCCACGCACGGGCCACGGTGAGCGTCACCTATGACCGCGATACCCATGAGGTGCGCCTCAAGCTGCCCGCCGATCTGGACGGATCTCTCTTCGGGGAAGGCGACTACACCCTGGAAGTGCTGCGGGGCAAGCTCAGCCGGGTCAAGCTGCGGGAACAGGACGCCGAGGCACTCGCCGGGATGGCTGAGGATTCGGTCACCGCATGA
- a CDS encoding tyrosine-type recombinase/integrase translates to MSQLLSPLPAFESYLIQEEGLSAATARQYRLDCWKLAAWFGQERPALEHWPQVTARDLRAYMGHHKPAPARARRLVSAWKKLWGYLGHVEGLAMQPGPTELKSPKLPTRLPQALTPTEVSRLLTATREQPNEDKGFRDWAVLAFLYGTACRVSEALGLTFENIQYDSDKLPVSVRIVGKGDKERLVYLSSTAQRALHGWLKVRRTQGHATSAYVFSHLTGQNAGEPFPVRTVEAAMHRAGVRAGLPRAKCTPHKLRHAHATALMDAGRRIEEVQEVLGHASIATTRIYAQVNRSRLAATAASLPDVL, encoded by the coding sequence ATGAGTCAGCTTCTCTCCCCCCTCCCGGCCTTCGAGAGTTATCTGATTCAGGAAGAGGGCCTGAGCGCCGCCACGGCGCGGCAGTACCGGTTGGACTGCTGGAAGCTGGCCGCCTGGTTCGGGCAGGAGCGGCCCGCGTTGGAGCACTGGCCCCAGGTGACCGCCCGCGACCTCCGAGCCTATATGGGGCACCACAAGCCTGCCCCCGCCCGTGCACGCCGCCTGGTCAGCGCGTGGAAGAAGCTGTGGGGCTACCTGGGCCACGTCGAGGGCCTTGCCATGCAGCCCGGTCCCACCGAGCTGAAAAGCCCCAAGCTGCCCACCCGGCTGCCGCAGGCACTCACGCCTACCGAGGTATCGCGGCTGCTGACCGCCACCCGCGAGCAGCCGAACGAGGACAAAGGCTTCCGGGACTGGGCGGTGCTGGCCTTTCTCTATGGAACGGCCTGTCGCGTCAGCGAGGCGCTGGGTCTGACCTTTGAAAACATCCAGTACGACAGCGACAAGCTGCCAGTGAGCGTCCGCATCGTGGGGAAGGGGGACAAGGAGCGTCTGGTGTACCTGAGCAGCACGGCGCAGCGGGCCTTGCACGGGTGGCTCAAGGTGCGGCGCACGCAGGGGCACGCCACCAGCGCTTACGTCTTCAGCCACCTGACCGGCCAGAACGCCGGGGAGCCGTTTCCCGTTCGCACGGTCGAGGCGGCCATGCACCGCGCCGGAGTGCGGGCGGGGCTGCCCAGGGCGAAATGCACCCCGCACAAGCTCCGGCACGCCCACGCGACCGCATTGATGGACGCCGGACGGCGCATCGAGGAGGTGCAGGAAGTCTTGGGACACGCCAGCATCGCCACCACCCGCATCTACGCCCAGGTCAACCGCAGCCGCCTGGCCGCGACCGCCGCGAGTCTGCCGGACGTGCTTTGA
- a CDS encoding excalibur calcium-binding domain-containing protein, producing MRHLLPALLLTATASAQVPASVTGIPTVTDGDTLQIRTTKIRLYGVDAPESSQTCLRAGQTYGCGREAAFALADLVRNKNVTCLRRDTDRYGRMVAVCTVGGTEINRWLVEQGHALPYLEYGGSIYRDAEDRAKATRKGLHAGTFQAPWDYRRNPANPPTTGTPRPATTPAPVGGSGGSVSYRTCAAARAAGAAPVRAGQPGYGKHLDRDGDGIGCE from the coding sequence ATGCGTCACCTGCTCCCGGCTCTGCTGCTGACAGCCACGGCCTCCGCCCAGGTGCCTGCCAGCGTCACGGGCATCCCCACCGTGACTGACGGCGACACGCTTCAGATCAGGACCACCAAGATTCGGCTGTACGGCGTGGACGCCCCGGAGTCCTCGCAAACCTGCCTGCGGGCAGGACAGACCTACGGCTGTGGCCGGGAGGCGGCCTTCGCCCTGGCTGATCTGGTCCGCAACAAGAACGTGACGTGCCTTCGGCGTGACACCGACCGCTACGGGCGCATGGTGGCTGTCTGTACAGTGGGCGGCACCGAGATCAACCGTTGGCTCGTCGAGCAGGGCCACGCTCTCCCATATCTGGAGTATGGCGGGAGCATCTACCGGGACGCTGAGGACCGGGCGAAGGCCACGCGCAAGGGTCTGCACGCGGGTACCTTCCAGGCTCCCTGGGATTACCGCAGGAACCCGGCCAATCCCCCGACGACAGGGACACCCCGGCCAGCCACCACGCCTGCTCCAGTGGGGGGCAGCGGAGGGAGCGTCTCCTACCGCACCTGTGCTGCTGCCCGCGCGGCTGGCGCGGCTCCTGTGCGGGCAGGCCAGCCGGGCTACGGCAAGCATTTGGACCGGGACGGCGATGGGATCGGCTGCGAATGA
- a CDS encoding Fic/DOC family protein: MTGRDPFLQANGTMENLLGIERAGELAVTEADYAAARTVQLREGRAPAGTRGNFDLAHLKAIHRHLFGDVYGWAGTTRAEPLTLGGVTVRQPPLLMKGTTTFEAGNRVNARLEAAFDRLRAEGYLQGLSREAFSERAADLLIQINNAHPFREGNGRTQREFMLQLAEQAGHPLNFDPISQQRMIVASYDGIQGDPSTMRRLFDEISDPDRVAVLERGVQYLEGARQHGPEWEEMYVATMTTGREYRGPLVAKGQEFFVMASEGGAIVGHPQDLPEGHGRYVTVQATPFPSVDGGPQPRLEHDLDY; this comes from the coding sequence ATGACGGGGCGTGACCCCTTCTTACAGGCGAACGGCACCATGGAAAACCTCCTCGGCATCGAACGTGCCGGGGAGCTTGCTGTGACCGAGGCCGACTACGCGGCGGCCCGCACGGTGCAGCTCCGGGAAGGCCGCGCCCCGGCGGGCACGCGGGGGAACTTCGATCTGGCGCACCTCAAGGCGATCCACCGGCACCTCTTTGGGGACGTGTACGGGTGGGCGGGAACGACCCGTGCCGAGCCGCTGACCTTGGGAGGAGTCACGGTGCGGCAGCCGCCGCTGCTGATGAAGGGCACCACCACCTTCGAGGCGGGGAACCGCGTGAATGCCCGACTGGAGGCCGCCTTTGACCGACTGAGGGCTGAAGGCTACCTCCAGGGACTGTCCCGCGAGGCGTTCAGCGAGCGGGCCGCCGACCTCTTGATTCAGATCAACAACGCGCACCCCTTCCGGGAGGGCAATGGGAGAACCCAGCGGGAGTTCATGCTCCAGTTGGCCGAACAGGCAGGTCATCCGCTGAACTTCGACCCCATCAGCCAGCAGCGCATGATTGTCGCCAGCTACGACGGCATCCAAGGCGACCCCAGCACCATGCGGCGGCTGTTTGACGAGATCAGCGACCCGGACCGGGTGGCCGTCCTCGAACGGGGCGTGCAGTATCTGGAGGGCGCGCGGCAGCACGGCCCAGAATGGGAAGAGATGTACGTGGCGACCATGACGACGGGGCGCGAGTACCGTGGGCCGCTGGTCGCCAAGGGCCAGGAGTTCTTTGTGATGGCGAGCGAGGGTGGCGCGATTGTGGGTCATCCCCAGGACCTGCCCGAGGGACATGGGCGTTACGTCACCGTGCAGGCGACCCCGTTCCCCAGCGTAGACGGCGGCCCGCAGCCCAGGCTGGAGCACGATCTGGACTATTGA
- a CDS encoding PIN domain-containing protein, with protein MSACIDTNVLSALLGAESNAPAISGTLNTLRRAGSLVIHGSVYAELLAAPGNKQSHLEAFLRRGQVGVDWETTEAVWQMSGRAYSAYARRRERSGGGQPRRILADFLIGAHALSLGATLVTLDDTHYRQAYPTLALVMP; from the coding sequence GTGAGCGCCTGCATCGATACCAACGTGCTGAGCGCCCTGCTCGGCGCTGAATCAAATGCTCCTGCCATCTCCGGCACGCTGAATACCCTGCGGCGGGCGGGATCGCTCGTCATTCACGGCAGCGTCTACGCCGAACTGCTGGCCGCTCCCGGCAACAAACAGAGCCACTTGGAGGCGTTCCTAAGGCGAGGTCAGGTCGGGGTGGACTGGGAGACGACCGAGGCCGTCTGGCAGATGAGCGGACGGGCCTACAGCGCCTATGCCCGCCGCAGGGAAAGGTCCGGGGGAGGGCAGCCCCGGCGCATCCTGGCGGATTTCCTGATTGGCGCACACGCCCTGTCGCTGGGGGCCACGCTGGTCACGCTCGACGACACGCACTACCGCCAGGCCTACCCCACGCTGGCGCTGGTGATGCCATGA
- a CDS encoding AbrB/MazE/SpoVT family DNA-binding domain-containing protein: protein MRVIARMTSKGQVTVPREVRERLGLKQGDGLVFEIEGNTITLVPPQDDNPFDAFIGTLPPLPKDAKTFWREMRDGDAEE, encoded by the coding sequence ATGCGAGTGATTGCCAGGATGACCAGCAAGGGACAGGTCACGGTACCCCGCGAGGTGCGCGAGCGGCTGGGCTTGAAGCAGGGCGACGGCCTGGTGTTCGAGATCGAGGGCAACACCATCACCCTGGTGCCGCCCCAGGACGACAACCCCTTCGACGCTTTTATCGGCACTCTGCCCCCCCTGCCCAAGGACGCCAAGACCTTCTGGCGGGAGATGCGTGACGGGGACGCCGAGGAGTGA
- a CDS encoding 5-methylcytosine restriction system specificity protein McrC: protein MTYIIAREYDLLVRGTAPGAAGIHGLPPESFDALRAFLQTPVEGHKGQEEVIARPTLRGNQPALRLQQWVGVIRTPDGTTVELLPKTHERDGEADGETVARSRALLFRMLAAAGDNYRAALPADLDPAQMRLFEVVLRYALEVLRAAIRRGIPHAYREVQEERAGLRGRLDLSRQLRQPPHRVHLLHVTYDEFLPDRPETRLVRLAVERIARMTARSDSRRLARELLHALADVPASRDVRRDFTRWKLERGYTHFAPSLDICRLILNELNPLTAGTASRVTAVLFDMNRVYETYVAQLLRLQHPDWQVQTQVKGQHLGSFLPQPSGQARPVFALRPDLIVHPPGQPVIIADTKWKRLKADRAFPHGVGNADAYQMLAYSEIFQPEPGQRRLCLIYPYLPGLPNQLPDIQLPGGRTLRVVLVDLHQDTPTVNLELTFDNIRADSEVRAGVPDSAKS, encoded by the coding sequence GTGACCTACATCATCGCCCGCGAGTACGACCTGCTCGTGCGCGGCACGGCCCCTGGGGCAGCGGGGATTCACGGTCTCCCGCCCGAGTCCTTTGACGCACTGCGGGCGTTTCTTCAGACGCCCGTGGAGGGGCACAAGGGCCAGGAGGAGGTGATCGCCCGCCCCACCCTGCGGGGCAACCAGCCCGCGCTGCGCCTGCAACAGTGGGTGGGCGTGATCCGCACGCCGGACGGCACGACGGTCGAACTTCTGCCCAAGACCCATGAGCGGGACGGTGAAGCAGACGGGGAGACCGTGGCTCGCAGCCGCGCCCTGCTGTTCAGGATGCTGGCCGCCGCCGGGGACAACTACCGCGCGGCCCTGCCCGCCGACCTTGACCCGGCCCAGATGCGGCTTTTCGAGGTGGTGCTGCGCTACGCCCTGGAAGTGTTGCGGGCCGCCATCCGCCGGGGCATTCCACATGCCTACCGGGAGGTTCAGGAGGAACGGGCCGGGCTGCGGGGCCGCCTGGACCTGTCGCGGCAGCTCCGGCAACCACCTCACCGGGTACATCTGCTGCACGTGACCTACGACGAGTTCCTGCCGGATCGCCCGGAGACACGCCTGGTGCGCCTGGCGGTCGAGCGCATCGCCCGCATGACCGCCCGGAGTGACAGTCGGCGGCTCGCCCGTGAGTTGCTGCACGCCCTGGCGGATGTGCCTGCCAGCCGGGATGTTCGCCGGGACTTCACGCGCTGGAAGCTAGAGCGTGGCTACACCCACTTCGCCCCCAGCCTCGATATCTGCCGCCTGATTCTGAATGAGTTGAACCCCCTGACGGCGGGCACAGCCTCGCGTGTCACTGCTGTGCTGTTCGACATGAACCGGGTCTACGAGACCTACGTGGCGCAGCTCCTCCGCCTCCAGCATCCTGACTGGCAGGTGCAGACGCAGGTCAAAGGGCAGCACCTCGGCAGCTTCCTGCCCCAACCCTCAGGTCAAGCGCGTCCCGTGTTCGCCCTGCGCCCTGACCTGATCGTCCATCCTCCCGGCCAGCCCGTGATCATTGCCGACACCAAATGGAAGCGGCTCAAGGCAGACCGCGCCTTTCCTCACGGTGTGGGCAATGCCGACGCTTATCAGATGCTGGCGTACAGCGAAATTTTCCAGCCGGAGCCGGGACAGCGGCGGCTGTGCCTGATTTACCCCTATCTTCCTGGACTGCCCAACCAACTCCCAGACATTCAACTGCCAGGTGGGCGGACGCTGCGGGTGGTCTTGGTAGATCTTCATCAGGACACCCCGACTGTAAATTTGGAGCTGACTTTCGACAACATAAGAGCGGACAGTGAAGTCAGGGCTGGTGTTCCTGATTCAGCCAAGTCCTAG
- a CDS encoding thermonuclease family protein, with product MRFLLPALLLTATAHAQVPASITGIPTVTDGDTLQIRGTKIRLYGVDAPESSQTCLRAGQTYGCGREAAFALADLVRGKNVTCTRQDTDRYGRMVAVCTVGATEINRWLVEQGHALPYLEYGGRVYQDAERRARAARKGLHAGTFQNPWDYRKNPASPPTAGTPRVAAPLPAVSGTGSILYKTCSAARAAGAALVKVGQPGYGKHLDRDNDGIGCE from the coding sequence ATGCGCTTCCTGCTCCCGGCCCTGCTGCTGACGGCCACTGCCCACGCCCAGGTGCCTGCCAGCATCACAGGTATCCCCACCGTGACCGACGGCGACACCCTCCAGATCAGGGGCACCAAGATCCGGCTTTACGGGGTGGATGCCCCGGAGTCCTCGCAGACCTGCCTGCGGGCAGGCCAGACTTACGGCTGCGGCCGGGAAGCAGCGTTTGCCCTGGCCGATCTGGTCCGGGGCAAGAACGTCACCTGTACCCGTCAGGACACCGACCGCTACGGTCGCATGGTGGCCGTCTGTACGGTGGGGGCGACCGAGATCAACCGCTGGCTGGTCGAACAGGGCCATGCCCTGCCCTATCTGGAGTACGGCGGGCGGGTGTACCAGGACGCCGAGCGCCGAGCCAGAGCTGCCCGGAAGGGCCTGCACGCGGGCACCTTCCAGAACCCTTGGGACTACCGCAAGAATCCGGCCAGCCCCCCAACGGCGGGCACCCCCAGGGTGGCGGCCCCTCTTCCGGCGGTTAGCGGCACGGGCAGTATCCTCTACAAAACCTGCTCGGCTGCCCGTGCTGCGGGGGCCGCCCTGGTAAAGGTGGGGCAGCCCGGCTACGGCAAGCATCTGGACCGCGACAACGACGGGATCGGTTGCGAGTGA
- a CDS encoding HNH endonuclease produces MGKEYRKVRDPKTGRQRRAHRVIAEEALGRPLLPGEVVHHRDGDRRNNCPDNLVVLSSQRHHASVEFHVRRMRQGMPSLFPELLIGTVNDRQEGLFAHVSCPRLAVPVRTREDAGSGKRR; encoded by the coding sequence GTGGGCAAGGAGTACCGGAAGGTCAGAGACCCGAAAACAGGCCGTCAACGCCGGGCACACCGGGTCATTGCGGAGGAGGCCCTGGGGCGGCCTCTGCTGCCGGGTGAGGTGGTGCATCACCGCGACGGAGATCGCCGGAACAACTGCCCGGACAACCTGGTGGTGCTGAGCAGCCAGCGGCACCACGCTTCGGTTGAGTTCCATGTCCGCCGGATGCGCCAGGGGATGCCGTCCCTCTTTCCTGAACTGCTGATCGGGACCGTGAACGACCGGCAAGAGGGGCTGTTTGCCCATGTCTCTTGCCCCAGGCTAGCGGTCCCAGTTCGCACCAGAGAGGACGCTGGCTCGGGGAAACGGCGCTGA
- a CDS encoding DUF4357 domain-containing protein, whose protein sequence is MTGQAATGTGSSTAPPLFELVSSGVRATGFPQGKGFVVRAGSQARAEATPSFTGHNYFALRSSLINEGRLAKTDDPARLTYTQDVVFDSVSAAAAVTLGRAQSGQGAWKEQGSGQSYGDWRAGLTPGPVFQSLQKGPVFEWPPFFKVLAHKLLEFHEPDRQPALIRLLRQAGISVGHDESEELTVIDPFTFFSLVLKHKTDARVQELFTFIGDKLGIAESAPASLTGVPWSNPMNAWFFPYRSKRKTDDLPTLWALARQAVDGTLEGPTFARALEIQQVGVPKLTQGLFWLNPDAFLPLNGIVVPYLDELGVSGAAEVRTLSDYEQVLEQARDLAPDFPALSYAAWVAAQEEGEVILPPDGATPEVKFRAPPGVPLNQILYGPPGTGKTYSVIDEALKILEPSFASSHSEKHQRDARKARYDELAAEGRVTFMTFHQSFGYEDFIEGLKPVMKDGQLAYELGDGLFLRAVRQAGGAVGDEEAEGTLRAHVLIIDEINRGNVSKVFGELITLLEEGKRAGAAEALTVQLPLSKRHLSVPQSLYVIGTMNTADRSLTQMDAALRRRFTFSAVWPDPGLLPDALELDGGTLNLQAFLGALNERIEERLSRDQMIGHAYLLGVQPTLEQVAGALRHKILPLLEEYFFEDWNSIREVLGDDQKTEQADQFIHVSGNGTGQGQRRRYSYNEEAFGRLSAFQGVYSSP, encoded by the coding sequence ATGACCGGACAGGCAGCAACTGGAACAGGATCAAGCACCGCCCCGCCCCTCTTCGAGCTGGTCAGCTCAGGCGTGCGGGCCACCGGGTTTCCGCAGGGCAAGGGGTTTGTGGTGCGGGCAGGCAGCCAGGCGCGGGCAGAAGCAACGCCTTCGTTCACTGGGCACAACTACTTCGCGCTGCGCAGCTCACTGATCAATGAGGGCCGCCTCGCCAAGACCGATGACCCCGCACGCCTGACCTATACGCAGGACGTGGTATTCGACTCGGTGAGCGCGGCGGCAGCCGTCACGCTGGGCCGGGCGCAGAGTGGTCAGGGGGCCTGGAAGGAACAGGGCAGCGGGCAGAGCTACGGCGACTGGCGGGCGGGGCTGACCCCTGGGCCAGTGTTCCAAAGCCTTCAGAAAGGGCCAGTGTTCGAGTGGCCGCCGTTCTTCAAAGTGCTCGCCCACAAGCTGCTGGAATTTCACGAACCGGACCGGCAACCGGCCCTGATCCGTCTGCTGCGTCAGGCCGGAATCTCTGTAGGCCACGACGAGAGCGAGGAGCTGACGGTCATTGATCCCTTTACCTTCTTCTCGCTGGTGCTCAAGCACAAGACAGACGCGCGGGTGCAGGAGCTGTTCACCTTCATCGGGGACAAGCTGGGCATTGCCGAGTCTGCCCCGGCCAGCCTGACCGGTGTGCCCTGGAGCAACCCCATGAACGCCTGGTTCTTTCCGTACCGCAGCAAGCGGAAGACAGACGATCTGCCGACCTTGTGGGCGCTGGCACGCCAGGCAGTAGACGGAACGCTGGAAGGACCAACCTTCGCGCGTGCTCTGGAGATTCAGCAGGTGGGCGTCCCCAAGCTCACGCAAGGCCTGTTCTGGCTAAATCCCGACGCTTTTTTGCCCCTCAACGGCATCGTCGTGCCGTACCTGGACGAACTGGGCGTGAGCGGTGCGGCGGAGGTGCGGACGCTCTCGGATTACGAGCAGGTGCTGGAACAGGCCCGCGACCTCGCCCCCGACTTCCCGGCCCTGTCCTATGCCGCGTGGGTCGCCGCGCAGGAGGAGGGCGAGGTCATCCTCCCACCCGACGGGGCCACGCCCGAGGTGAAGTTCCGCGCGCCGCCGGGGGTGCCGCTGAACCAGATTCTGTACGGCCCGCCCGGCACTGGGAAGACGTACTCGGTGATTGACGAGGCGCTGAAGATTCTGGAACCGTCGTTCGCCTCCTCGCACAGCGAGAAGCATCAACGTGACGCTCGCAAGGCCCGTTACGACGAGCTGGCCGCCGAGGGCCGCGTGACCTTCATGACCTTCCACCAGTCGTTCGGTTATGAGGACTTTATCGAAGGCCTCAAGCCGGTGATGAAGGACGGTCAACTGGCCTACGAGCTGGGAGATGGCCTGTTCTTGCGGGCCGTGCGGCAGGCGGGCGGCGCGGTCGGAGATGAGGAGGCCGAGGGCACCCTGCGGGCGCACGTGTTGATCATCGACGAGATCAACCGGGGCAACGTCTCCAAGGTCTTCGGGGAACTAATCACGCTGCTGGAAGAGGGCAAGCGCGCGGGGGCTGCCGAGGCGCTGACCGTGCAGCTTCCGCTTAGCAAGCGCCACCTCAGCGTGCCGCAGAGCCTCTACGTGATTGGCACCATGAACACTGCCGACCGCAGCCTCACGCAGATGGACGCGGCCCTGCGGCGGCGCTTCACCTTCAGCGCCGTCTGGCCTGACCCCGGCCTGTTGCCAGACGCCCTGGAACTCGACGGGGGCACGCTGAACCTCCAGGCGTTCCTGGGCGCCCTCAATGAACGCATTGAGGAGCGCCTCAGCCGAGACCAGATGATCGGGCACGCCTACCTGTTGGGCGTGCAGCCCACGCTGGAACAGGTGGCAGGCGCGCTGCGGCATAAGATCCTGCCCCTGCTGGAGGAGTATTTCTTCGAGGACTGGAACAGTATCCGAGAGGTGCTGGGCGACGACCAGAAAACGGAGCAGGCCGACCAGTTCATCCACGTCAGCGGCAATGGCACCGGCCAGGGCCAGCGCCGCCGCTACAGCTACAACGAGGAAGCCTTTGGGCGACTGAGCGCCTTCCAGGGCGTCTACTCCTCGCCGTGA
- a CDS encoding response regulator, translating to MSKYLLIVEDNPYDLELARAALDLSDVCCEVSVVQDGQEALDLLRGGDPLPDLVLLDLNMPRVNGHQVLAAVKGDPALREVPVVVFTTSDEQADRAAATMAGADGYVLKPEGFNDLIATLNGLGRRWLTTPHCA from the coding sequence ATGTCCAAATATCTGTTAATCGTCGAGGACAATCCCTACGACCTGGAACTGGCCCGCGCCGCCCTGGACCTCAGCGACGTGTGCTGCGAGGTCAGCGTGGTCCAAGACGGTCAGGAGGCCCTGGACCTGTTGCGGGGCGGCGATCCCCTGCCGGATCTGGTGCTGCTCGACCTGAATATGCCGAGAGTAAACGGGCATCAGGTCCTGGCGGCCGTCAAGGGCGACCCGGCGTTGCGGGAGGTGCCGGTGGTGGTGTTCACCACGTCTGATGAACAGGCCGACCGGGCAGCGGCGACGATGGCGGGGGCGGACGGGTACGTGCTCAAGCCCGAGGGCTTCAACGACCTGATTGCCACACTGAACGGGCTGGGGCGGCGCTGGCTGACCACTCCCCACTGTGCCTGA
- a CDS encoding helix-turn-helix transcriptional regulator: MAKAKEVKTLEEWRAHRGLTVQAMADAAGLTRGAMGDYIKGRKEPGIRLAYRIAGALGVDVTQIANWRPESGGERGSASEDLAAASR; encoded by the coding sequence ATGGCAAAGGCCAAAGAGGTGAAGACGCTGGAGGAATGGCGTGCCCATCGGGGCTTGACGGTTCAGGCGATGGCCGACGCGGCAGGTCTGACGCGCGGCGCGATGGGGGACTACATCAAGGGCCGCAAGGAGCCGGGCATTCGACTGGCGTACCGGATCGCCGGGGCCTTGGGCGTGGACGTGACTCAGATCGCCAACTGGCGACCGGAGAGCGGGGGTGAGCGGGGGTCAGCGAGCGAGGACTTGGCCGCCGCGAGTAGGTGA